Proteins from a genomic interval of Xanthomonas sp. AM6:
- a CDS encoding S9 family peptidase, producing MNRLVASIVLAAASCAGYAQAAPSAADYQRSLGLREAWMGLTENVAWPAQWRDGGAFYYRKTVPGGFAFVLEDVAGQRKQPAFDAARLARALSAAAGTEYPALRLPFERFSYAAEAGRDNAAIEFQIDYAPWRCTLIDYVCARLDGGPPPRPRGFGVVRDPAVAADNTPRRSPDGRWEAFADGHDIVLRSVADGRLRRLSEDGRADDFYDPETLAWSPDSQRLALYRVRPGFARRVTRVEAAPPGGGQPRVRTQLYPKPGDAVDIERPVLFDLAGVSAGAGVRRIAIDDALFANPYQLSPIQWRTDGRSFVFDYVQRGFQRMRAIAVDAASGRARVAVGEDARTFVYADRSFRHDVDGLGKEILWISERDGWRHLYLFDGDSGKVKTQITKGEWIVREVLRVDDAQRRIWFSASGMDAGKDPYYRQLFSVGFDGRGLTRLTQADADHDVAIAGDGRHYVDTYSRPDLPPVMELHAIDGTLLQVVERGDIGKLQAAGWRAPQTFVAKGRDGRTDIWGMVVRPRDYDPAKKYPVIENIYAGPHDSFVPKTFWPFGYHSGGDKQIGMQAQADLGFIVVMIDGMGTANRSKAFHDVAWKNLGDSGFPDRIAWHRALAAQDPSYDVSRVGIYGASAGGQSTLGALERHPDFYKVGVAYAGCYDNRMDKISWNEQWMGWPVDASYAAASGVDNAAKLRGELLLIVGEQDSNVDPASTAQVVDALIKAGKDFDLLNVPGGEHSVGRSSGPIDYVQRRQYDFFVRHLLDAPTPRWNALPSQRAR from the coding sequence ATGAACAGATTGGTTGCATCGATCGTGCTGGCCGCGGCGTCCTGCGCCGGCTACGCCCAGGCCGCGCCGAGCGCCGCCGACTACCAGCGCTCGCTCGGCCTGCGCGAGGCGTGGATGGGCCTGACCGAGAACGTCGCGTGGCCGGCGCAGTGGCGCGACGGCGGCGCGTTCTACTACCGCAAGACCGTGCCCGGCGGTTTCGCCTTCGTGCTCGAGGACGTGGCCGGCCAGCGCAAGCAGCCGGCGTTCGATGCGGCGCGGCTGGCGCGCGCGCTGAGCGCCGCGGCCGGGACCGAGTACCCGGCGCTGCGGCTGCCGTTCGAGCGTTTCAGCTATGCGGCCGAGGCCGGTCGCGACAATGCGGCGATCGAGTTCCAGATCGACTACGCGCCGTGGCGCTGCACCTTGATCGACTACGTGTGCGCGCGCCTGGACGGCGGTCCGCCGCCGCGGCCGCGCGGCTTCGGCGTGGTCCGCGATCCGGCGGTGGCCGCCGACAACACGCCGCGGCGCTCGCCGGACGGGCGCTGGGAGGCGTTCGCCGACGGCCACGACATCGTGCTGCGCAGCGTCGCCGACGGCCGTCTGCGGCGCCTGAGCGAGGACGGCCGCGCCGACGATTTCTACGATCCGGAAACGCTGGCCTGGTCGCCCGATTCGCAGCGGCTGGCGCTGTACCGGGTGCGCCCGGGCTTCGCGCGGCGGGTGACACGGGTGGAGGCGGCGCCGCCGGGCGGCGGCCAGCCGCGGGTGCGCACCCAGCTGTATCCCAAGCCCGGCGACGCGGTGGACATCGAGCGGCCGGTGCTGTTCGATCTCGCCGGGGTGTCCGCCGGCGCGGGCGTGCGCCGCATCGCCATCGACGATGCGCTGTTCGCCAATCCGTACCAGCTCTCGCCGATCCAGTGGCGCACGGACGGCCGCAGCTTCGTGTTCGACTACGTGCAGCGCGGTTTCCAGCGCATGCGCGCGATCGCGGTGGACGCGGCCAGCGGCCGCGCGCGCGTGGCGGTGGGCGAGGACGCCAGGACCTTCGTCTACGCCGACCGCAGCTTTCGCCACGACGTGGACGGGCTCGGCAAGGAAATCCTGTGGATCTCCGAGCGCGACGGCTGGCGCCACCTGTACCTGTTCGACGGCGACAGCGGCAAGGTCAAGACGCAGATCACCAAGGGCGAATGGATCGTGCGCGAGGTGCTGCGCGTGGACGATGCGCAGCGGCGCATCTGGTTCTCCGCCAGCGGCATGGACGCGGGCAAGGACCCGTACTACCGGCAGCTGTTCAGCGTCGGCTTCGACGGCCGCGGGCTGACCCGCCTGACCCAGGCCGATGCCGACCACGACGTGGCCATCGCCGGCGACGGCCGCCACTACGTGGACACCTATTCGCGCCCGGACCTGCCGCCGGTGATGGAACTGCACGCCATCGACGGCACGCTGCTGCAGGTGGTCGAGCGTGGCGACATCGGCAAGCTGCAGGCCGCCGGCTGGCGCGCGCCGCAGACCTTCGTGGCCAAGGGCCGCGACGGCCGCACCGACATCTGGGGCATGGTGGTGCGCCCGCGCGACTACGATCCGGCCAAGAAGTATCCGGTGATCGAGAACATCTACGCCGGCCCGCACGACAGCTTCGTGCCCAAGACCTTCTGGCCGTTCGGCTACCACTCCGGCGGCGACAAGCAGATCGGCATGCAGGCGCAGGCCGACCTGGGCTTCATCGTGGTGATGATCGATGGCATGGGCACCGCCAACCGCTCCAAGGCGTTCCACGACGTGGCCTGGAAGAACCTCGGCGACTCCGGCTTCCCCGACCGCATCGCCTGGCACAGGGCGCTGGCCGCGCAGGATCCGTCCTACGACGTCTCCCGCGTCGGCATCTACGGCGCCTCGGCCGGCGGGCAGAGCACGCTGGGCGCGCTGGAGCGGCATCCGGACTTCTACAAGGTCGGCGTGGCCTATGCCGGCTGCTACGACAACCGCATGGACAAGATCAGCTGGAACGAGCAGTGGATGGGTTGGCCGGTGGACGCCAGCTACGCCGCCGCCTCCGGCGTGGACAACGCGGCCAAGCTGCGCGGCGAGCTGCTGCTGATCGTCGGCGAGCAGGACAGCAACGTCGATCCGGCCTCCACCGCGCAGGTGGTGGATGCGCTGATCAAGGCCGGCAAGGATTTCGACCTGCTGAACGTGCCCGGCGGCGAGCATTCGGTGGGCCGCTCCAGCGGCCCGATCGACTACGTGCAGCGCCGCCAGTACGACTTCTTCGTGCGGCACCTGCTGGATGCGCCGACGCCGCGCTGGAATGCGCTGCCGTCGCAACGTGCGCGGTGA
- a CDS encoding flagellar basal body rod C-terminal domain-containing protein — MSSIASVSSIALSGMRAAASGLQARAHNVANAATEGFQRQVTANQEAAGGGVRVQVQAAGGEGSDLVDDMVGGLSARNDFQANARVLRAADDTIGSLLDILA; from the coding sequence ATGAGTTCCATCGCCTCGGTGTCCTCGATCGCCCTGTCCGGCATGCGCGCCGCCGCGTCCGGGCTGCAGGCGCGCGCGCACAACGTGGCCAACGCCGCCACCGAGGGCTTCCAGCGCCAGGTCACGGCCAACCAGGAAGCGGCCGGGGGCGGCGTGCGCGTCCAGGTGCAGGCGGCCGGCGGCGAGGGCAGCGACCTGGTCGACGACATGGTCGGCGGGCTGTCGGCACGCAACGACTTCCAGGCCAACGCGCGCGTGCTGCGCGCGGCCGACGACACCATCGGCAGCCTGCTCGACATCCTCGCCTGA
- a CDS encoding Tat pathway signal protein: MDRRDFLRQGLAVGAVAGVEALAGSVAASANAAPATAPAPAAPRLQPLAADALAGHTLQCRFVEAGAQWQVYEDLRSADGDLTLLGPGGALVLGKRTEPVYPSAQPPYFGMQLAEVAMAEADLLADRLLRDGDPRPEEVRDAAPPPASKLDPKDYNGRLPWTTFVGTRECADTMPVYPDGRTRCYRALHAFPDLGKAELVERRHEGLIGGWMPAVRKVVPAGEGRYYDVLLFADVLATDRFIVQTWHRSALVEHGKVTKVVYGYSYPDYPPRRGPRSAEDFYRGLLAFAGYWQGLLADTVQATLPDPSWSDMARFAFARELVVRPGGTYPKYGAVDRDYYGNEYDGFQDTFTSSLYANLEWGRFAQAAAVLDGYFSDFVQDDGMVNMRGAETGQFGLTLSLLARYLRYTGDAALLRKHRGKIEATAQLLLELHDASLQLPAKAPGYGLIHGWNESDACLFPDPTLWWKPYYANSALAVRGWQDIAAVWTTIAGAGAQGTAAQWQRRARQLTAQLHKTLRGNIRRDLSPPYIGPLPGVTLTFRQSLLQEKPSEQGWPHRVYAELLQADVLPDDLAHLVIDCVRGHGGTSLGVVGNIAPPTPEGRDLLGFISYGYAQQLLRLDRIEEYLLFLYAHRYHVHTRGSWTAGEVSGITGGMPLFCIPAQMTIPLLLRWMLVFEDSAGEGLFLARALPRAWLGSGEAIAIEAAPTRWGPVSLALRGDPARKRIEGTLTLPAQAPARTWLTLRVPAGTQLREVRIDGRAVAVSGPRNERVAVPAGAARQMTISAAYG; encoded by the coding sequence ATGGATCGGAGAGATTTCCTGCGACAGGGGCTGGCGGTCGGCGCGGTGGCCGGGGTCGAGGCGCTCGCCGGCAGCGTCGCGGCGTCCGCCAACGCGGCACCGGCGACGGCGCCCGCGCCCGCCGCACCACGGCTGCAGCCGCTGGCCGCCGACGCGCTGGCCGGCCACACCCTGCAATGCCGCTTCGTCGAGGCCGGCGCGCAATGGCAGGTGTACGAGGACCTGCGCAGCGCCGACGGCGACCTGACCCTGCTCGGCCCGGGCGGCGCGCTGGTGCTCGGCAAGCGCACCGAACCGGTCTACCCCAGCGCGCAGCCGCCGTACTTCGGCATGCAGCTGGCCGAGGTGGCGATGGCCGAGGCCGACCTGCTCGCCGACCGCCTGCTGCGCGACGGCGATCCGCGCCCGGAGGAGGTGCGCGACGCGGCGCCGCCGCCGGCCTCCAAGCTGGATCCGAAGGACTACAACGGCCGCCTGCCGTGGACCACTTTCGTCGGCACCCGCGAATGCGCCGACACCATGCCGGTGTACCCGGACGGGCGCACCCGCTGCTATCGCGCGCTGCACGCGTTTCCCGACCTGGGCAAGGCCGAACTGGTGGAACGCCGCCACGAGGGCCTGATCGGCGGCTGGATGCCGGCGGTGCGCAAGGTGGTGCCGGCCGGCGAGGGCCGCTACTACGACGTGCTGCTGTTCGCCGACGTGCTGGCCACCGACCGCTTCATCGTGCAGACCTGGCACCGCAGCGCGCTGGTCGAGCACGGCAAGGTGACCAAGGTGGTGTACGGCTACAGCTACCCCGACTATCCGCCGCGGCGCGGCCCGCGCAGCGCCGAGGACTTCTACCGCGGCCTGCTCGCCTTCGCCGGCTACTGGCAGGGGCTGCTGGCCGACACCGTGCAGGCGACGCTGCCCGACCCCAGCTGGAGCGACATGGCGCGCTTCGCCTTCGCCCGCGAGCTGGTGGTGCGCCCCGGCGGCACCTATCCGAAATACGGCGCGGTGGACCGCGACTACTACGGCAACGAATACGACGGTTTCCAGGACACCTTCACCAGCTCGCTGTACGCGAACCTGGAGTGGGGCCGCTTCGCGCAGGCCGCGGCGGTGCTCGACGGCTATTTCAGCGACTTCGTGCAGGACGACGGCATGGTCAACATGCGCGGCGCGGAGACCGGCCAGTTCGGCCTGACCCTGTCGCTGCTGGCGCGCTACCTGCGCTACACCGGCGATGCGGCGCTGCTGCGCAAGCACCGCGGCAAGATCGAGGCCACCGCGCAACTCCTGCTGGAACTGCACGACGCGAGCCTGCAACTGCCGGCCAAGGCGCCTGGGTACGGCCTGATCCACGGCTGGAACGAATCCGACGCCTGCCTGTTCCCCGATCCCACGCTGTGGTGGAAGCCGTACTACGCCAACAGCGCGCTGGCCGTGCGCGGCTGGCAGGACATCGCCGCGGTGTGGACCACGATCGCCGGCGCGGGCGCGCAGGGCACCGCGGCGCAATGGCAGCGGCGCGCGCGGCAGCTCACCGCGCAGCTGCACAAGACCCTGCGCGGCAACATCCGCCGCGACCTGAGCCCGCCCTACATCGGCCCGCTGCCGGGGGTGACGCTGACCTTCCGCCAGTCGCTGCTGCAGGAAAAGCCCAGCGAACAGGGCTGGCCGCACCGGGTCTACGCCGAACTGCTGCAGGCCGACGTGCTGCCCGACGATCTGGCGCACCTGGTCATCGACTGCGTGCGCGGCCACGGCGGCACCAGCCTGGGCGTGGTCGGCAACATCGCCCCGCCCACGCCGGAAGGCCGCGACCTGCTCGGCTTCATCTCCTATGGCTACGCGCAGCAGCTGCTGCGCCTGGACCGGATCGAGGAATACCTGCTGTTCCTGTACGCGCACCGCTACCACGTGCACACCCGCGGCAGCTGGACCGCCGGCGAGGTCAGCGGCATCACCGGCGGCATGCCGCTGTTCTGCATCCCGGCGCAGATGACCATCCCGCTGCTGCTGCGCTGGATGCTGGTGTTCGAGGACAGCGCCGGCGAGGGACTGTTCCTAGCGCGCGCGCTGCCGCGCGCGTGGCTGGGCAGCGGCGAGGCGATCGCGATCGAGGCCGCGCCGACCCGCTGGGGCCCGGTGTCGCTGGCCCTGCGCGGCGATCCGGCGCGCAAGCGCATCGAAGGCACGCTGACCCTGCCGGCGCAGGCGCCGGCGCGGACCTGGCTGACCCTGCGCGTGCCGGCCGGCACGCAGCTGCGCGAGGTGCGGATCGACGGGCGCGCGGTGGCGGTGTCCGGGCCGCGCAACGAGCGCGTGGCGGTGCCTGCCGGCGCCGCGCGGCAAATGACGATTTCGGCCGCCTACGGCTGA
- a CDS encoding TonB-dependent receptor yields MSSLSERAALFPSSWRHAQRRGPLAAAICTALVVAAAAPAAAAQDAGAGEDAAATTLERVTVTGSHIRRVDAETASPVITIDRQRIEDSGQNTLGQLLQQLPAMAGNMPNISLNSGFSHGRALVSLRNLGAERTLVLVNGHRMAGPASSVSAAPGVDINAIPAAMVERIEVLTDGASSVYGSDAIAGVVNIILKDKYDGAAATVDYGQSTHGDGNRRSVGLEWGKTWERGGLILGLSRSSMNALFDADRSYARTAVNYLNGQVVERRGNGTRAFLGDGRVLTPNSGLAPGAVDAGDFHPYDQAVEGYNSYTGQYLITPVQRTNFSAHASFDFTPNVQGYLDMFWTRSETTSQLTAYGLELPNAAQNYYNPFGADLSRYLLRSVPANTRVYSSTMYQTNIVAGLRGKFADSSSWQWDAAAGYARYKDTLVRNGFSITSALNNAAGASFLDSDGVVKCGTPGNVIAGCTPINVFNPDDPATIAAIKATQSAVDLIDESTMKFAEASVNGDLFKMPAGMVQAAFGLSLRKNDFSQGTSNPVAAADAGGNCDYNDGCIMNQGHDETIKEAYAEVLIPLLKDLPGAQALNLNLGTRYSKYDYWGDTTNSKIALEWRPIDNLLIRATGSEVFRAPALGDLYGSPFNAVVDATGDFTDPCVGYTGGGNPAACANVPTDGSFANTSSFTVLTTGSANAGFAIKPEQGRSYNLGAVYDPGWAEGLSLNLDSWRVTLDDMINGSGLDQVLQNCYDGQSAYCPLIQRNASGQLVSVTVPFAINSGKVDIRGYDIGIKYALRDTAWGSFQAGVDATFLSSYTFSGDSHNYVGETSSYGNMPRWRASFNLGWDNGPWHASWNTRLLGPTTVGSAYEDFCVNTAADGSCVYFRVGTVTYHDVSLSRKFESLHTTLSAGANNVGNRKPPQYYGYASAANTDAFTYDTLGRYFWARLRTEF; encoded by the coding sequence ATGTCGTCTTTGTCTGAACGCGCAGCGCTGTTCCCGTCGTCCTGGCGCCACGCGCAGCGGCGCGGCCCGCTGGCTGCGGCGATCTGTACCGCCCTGGTCGTGGCCGCGGCTGCGCCGGCCGCAGCGGCGCAGGACGCCGGCGCCGGCGAAGACGCGGCGGCGACCACGCTGGAACGGGTCACCGTGACCGGCAGCCACATCCGCCGCGTCGATGCGGAGACCGCCAGCCCGGTGATCACCATCGACCGGCAGCGGATCGAGGACAGCGGCCAGAACACGCTCGGGCAACTGCTGCAGCAGCTGCCGGCGATGGCCGGCAACATGCCCAACATCTCGCTCAACTCCGGCTTCAGCCATGGCCGCGCGCTGGTGTCGCTGCGCAACCTCGGCGCCGAGCGCACCCTGGTGCTGGTCAACGGCCACCGCATGGCCGGGCCGGCCAGCAGCGTCTCCGCCGCGCCGGGCGTGGACATCAACGCGATCCCGGCGGCGATGGTCGAGCGCATCGAGGTGCTGACCGACGGCGCCTCCTCGGTGTACGGCTCCGATGCGATCGCCGGCGTGGTCAACATCATCCTCAAGGACAAGTACGACGGCGCCGCGGCCACCGTCGACTACGGCCAGAGCACCCACGGCGACGGCAACCGCCGCTCGGTCGGCCTGGAGTGGGGCAAGACCTGGGAGCGCGGCGGGCTGATCCTGGGCCTGAGCCGCAGCTCGATGAACGCGCTGTTCGACGCGGACCGCAGCTACGCCAGGACCGCGGTGAACTATCTCAACGGCCAGGTGGTGGAACGCCGCGGCAACGGCACCCGCGCCTTCCTCGGCGACGGCCGCGTGCTGACCCCGAACAGCGGCCTGGCGCCCGGCGCGGTCGACGCCGGCGACTTCCATCCCTACGACCAGGCGGTGGAGGGCTACAACTCCTACACTGGCCAATACCTGATCACCCCGGTGCAGCGCACCAACTTCTCCGCGCACGCCAGCTTCGATTTCACCCCGAACGTGCAGGGCTACCTGGACATGTTCTGGACCCGCAGCGAGACCACCTCGCAGCTGACCGCCTACGGCCTGGAGCTGCCCAACGCCGCGCAGAACTACTACAACCCGTTCGGCGCCGACCTGTCGCGCTACCTGCTGCGCTCGGTGCCGGCCAATACCCGCGTCTATTCCTCGACCATGTACCAGACCAACATCGTGGCCGGGCTGCGCGGCAAGTTCGCCGACAGCAGCAGCTGGCAATGGGACGCGGCGGCCGGCTATGCGCGCTACAAGGACACCCTGGTGCGCAACGGCTTCTCGATCACCTCGGCGCTGAACAACGCGGCCGGCGCTTCGTTCCTGGACAGCGACGGCGTGGTCAAGTGCGGCACGCCCGGCAACGTGATCGCCGGCTGCACCCCGATCAACGTGTTCAACCCGGACGACCCGGCGACCATCGCCGCGATCAAGGCCACCCAGAGCGCGGTCGACCTGATCGACGAGAGCACGATGAAGTTCGCCGAGGCCAGCGTCAACGGCGACCTGTTCAAGATGCCGGCAGGCATGGTGCAGGCCGCGTTCGGCTTGTCGTTGCGCAAGAACGATTTCTCGCAGGGCACCAGCAATCCGGTCGCCGCCGCCGATGCGGGCGGCAACTGCGACTACAACGACGGCTGCATCATGAACCAGGGCCACGACGAGACCATCAAGGAGGCCTACGCCGAAGTGCTGATCCCGCTGCTCAAGGACCTGCCCGGCGCGCAGGCGCTGAACCTCAACCTGGGCACGCGCTATTCCAAGTACGACTACTGGGGCGACACCACCAACAGCAAGATCGCGCTGGAATGGCGGCCGATCGACAACCTGCTGATCCGCGCCACCGGCTCGGAGGTGTTCCGCGCGCCGGCGCTGGGCGACCTGTACGGCTCGCCGTTCAACGCGGTGGTCGACGCCACCGGCGACTTCACCGATCCGTGCGTCGGCTACACCGGCGGCGGCAATCCCGCGGCCTGCGCCAACGTGCCCACCGACGGCAGCTTCGCCAACACCTCCTCGTTCACCGTGCTGACCACCGGTTCGGCCAACGCTGGGTTCGCGATCAAGCCCGAGCAGGGCCGTTCCTACAACCTCGGCGCGGTCTACGATCCGGGCTGGGCGGAGGGATTGTCGTTGAACCTGGACAGCTGGCGGGTCACGCTCGACGACATGATCAACGGCTCCGGCCTGGACCAGGTGCTGCAGAACTGCTACGACGGCCAGAGCGCGTACTGTCCGTTGATCCAGCGCAACGCCAGCGGGCAGCTGGTCAGCGTGACCGTGCCGTTCGCGATCAACAGCGGCAAGGTCGACATCCGCGGCTACGACATCGGCATCAAGTACGCACTGCGCGACACCGCCTGGGGCAGCTTCCAGGCCGGCGTGGACGCCACGTTCCTGTCCAGCTACACCTTCAGCGGCGACAGCCACAACTACGTCGGCGAGACCTCCAGCTACGGCAACATGCCGCGCTGGCGCGCCAGCTTCAACCTGGGCTGGGACAACGGGCCGTGGCACGCGAGCTGGAACACGCGCCTGCTCGGTCCGACCACGGTCGGCAGCGCCTACGAGGACTTCTGCGTGAACACCGCCGCCGACGGCAGCTGCGTCTATTTCCGGGTCGGCACGGTGACCTACCACGACGTGTCGCTGAGCCGGAAGTTCGAAAGCCTGCACACCACGCTGTCGGCTGGCGCGAACAACGTCGGCAACCGCAAGCCGCCGCAGTACTACGGCTACGCCAGCGCGGCCAACACCGACGCGTTCACCTACGACACGCTGGGGCGGTATTTCTGGGCGCGGCTCAGGACCGAGTTTTGA
- a CDS encoding APC family permease: protein MATQGKFHKRLSLTDLTFIGLGSIFGSGWLFSASHVSAIAGPAGIVSWIAGGVAVLLLGLVYCELGAALPRAGGVVRYPEYSHGALLGWLMGFITLIAFSSLIAIEVEAARQYAAAWFPSLNQAGSSHPSVAGWLLQFALLVVFFLLNYFSVKTFATANNIVSVFKFLVPVLIIVLLMAHFNPQNLHVQGFAPFGAAGVEAAISAGGIIFAYLGLTPIVSVASEVRDPQRNIPIALILSVALSTVIYVLLQLAFLGSVPGASLAQGWGGIDKAFALPYHDIALALGMGWLAALVICDAMISPSGTGNIYMNATPRVVYGWARSGGFLPVLTRVDAKSGIPRPALWLSFALSVFWTLPFPSWETLIQVVSAALVLSYAVAPVTVAALRRSAPDLPRPFLLRGMGVLGPLSFIVAALIVYWSTWKTLSWLLGLQIAMFALYVLYKLPRAAARAQLWRQVRGALWLIGFFVLVLLVSYLGTFGGTGQIAHPWDTLGVAAIAFVCYHWGARTGLRSDELALEEDDGE from the coding sequence ATGGCCACACAAGGCAAGTTCCACAAGCGTCTGAGCCTGACCGATCTGACCTTCATCGGGCTCGGTTCGATCTTCGGGTCCGGCTGGCTGTTCTCGGCCAGCCACGTGTCGGCCATCGCCGGCCCGGCCGGCATCGTGTCGTGGATCGCCGGCGGCGTGGCGGTGCTGCTGCTGGGACTGGTGTACTGCGAACTGGGCGCGGCGTTGCCGCGCGCCGGCGGCGTGGTGCGCTACCCGGAGTACTCGCACGGCGCGCTGCTCGGCTGGCTGATGGGCTTCATCACCCTGATCGCGTTCTCCAGCCTGATCGCGATCGAGGTCGAGGCCGCGCGCCAGTACGCCGCGGCCTGGTTCCCGTCGCTGAACCAGGCCGGCAGCAGCCATCCCAGCGTGGCCGGCTGGCTGCTGCAGTTCGCGCTGCTGGTGGTGTTCTTCCTGCTCAACTACTTCAGCGTCAAGACCTTCGCCACCGCCAACAACATCGTCAGCGTGTTCAAGTTCCTGGTGCCGGTCTTGATCATCGTGCTGCTGATGGCGCATTTCAATCCGCAGAACCTGCATGTGCAGGGCTTCGCGCCGTTCGGCGCGGCCGGCGTGGAAGCGGCGATCTCGGCCGGCGGCATCATCTTCGCCTACCTCGGGCTGACCCCGATCGTGTCGGTGGCCAGCGAGGTGCGCGATCCGCAGCGCAATATTCCGATCGCGCTGATCCTGTCGGTCGCATTGTCCACGGTCATCTACGTGCTGCTGCAGCTGGCGTTCCTGGGCAGCGTGCCGGGCGCCTCCCTGGCGCAGGGCTGGGGCGGCATCGACAAGGCGTTCGCGCTGCCGTACCACGACATCGCGCTGGCGCTGGGCATGGGCTGGCTGGCGGCGCTGGTGATCTGCGATGCGATGATCTCGCCGAGCGGCACCGGCAACATCTACATGAACGCCACCCCGCGCGTGGTCTACGGCTGGGCGCGCAGCGGCGGCTTCCTGCCGGTGCTGACCCGGGTCGACGCCAAGTCCGGCATCCCGCGCCCGGCGCTGTGGCTGAGCTTCGCGCTGTCGGTGTTCTGGACCCTGCCGTTCCCGTCGTGGGAGACGCTGATCCAGGTGGTGTCGGCGGCGCTGGTGCTGAGCTATGCGGTAGCGCCGGTGACCGTGGCCGCGCTGCGGCGCAGCGCGCCGGACCTGCCGCGGCCGTTCCTGCTGCGCGGCATGGGCGTGCTCGGCCCGCTGTCGTTCATTGTCGCCGCGCTGATCGTGTACTGGTCCACCTGGAAGACGCTGTCGTGGCTGCTCGGCCTGCAGATCGCGATGTTCGCGCTGTACGTGCTGTACAAGCTGCCACGTGCGGCCGCGCGCGCGCAGCTGTGGCGGCAGGTGCGCGGCGCGCTGTGGCTGATCGGCTTCTTCGTGCTGGTGCTGCTGGTGTCCTACCTGGGCACCTTCGGCGGTACCGGCCAGATCGCGCATCCCTGGGACACCTTGGGCGTGGCGGCGATCGCGTTCGTCTGCTACCACTGGGGCGCGCGCACCGGCCTGCGCAGCGACGAGCTGGCGCTGGAAGAGGACGACGGGGAATAG